The genomic interval ACACAATCTGGCTGATCAACCTGTTCAGGTTGGTGTAGGAGGGACGCTCAATATCGAGGTTCCTACGGCAGATGTCATAGATAGCCTCATTGTCTACCATGAAAGCACAGTCTGAATGTTCCAGGGTGGTGTGGGTGGTCAGGATGGCGTTGTAGGGCTCAACAACAGCTGTGGACACCTGGGGAGCTGGGTAGATGGAGAACTCAAGCTTGGACTTCTTGCCATAGTCAACAGACAGGCGTTCCATCAACAGGGAGGTGAAACCAGAACCGGTGCCACCTCCAAAGCTGTGGAAGACCAGGAAGCCCTGGAGGCCAGTGCACTGGTCagcctggagagagggaggagagatgtttcacatttattgttaatTGAGTAAAGTAGGCAGGCTGTACCATGTACAATAAGACATCACTAAAGGTTCTTTGAGATTCTCACCAGTTTGCGGATCCTGTCCAGAACCAAGTCGATGATCTCTTTGCCGATGGTGTAATGCCCACGGGCGTAGTTGTTGGCTGCATCCTCCTTCCCAGTGATCAGCTGCTCAGGATGGAAGAGCTGGCGGTAAGTTCCAGATCGCACCTCATCTGGAGAAAGATCAGTTAGCTTTTCTCAAGACTAAGGAGATATACCAATGTTAGCAGAACCTCATTGTTTCAAGACAGTGATCTTACCAATGACAGTGGGCTCCAGATCCACAAACACAGCCCTGGGGACGTGCTTGCCAGCTCCAGTCTCACTGAAGAAGGTGTTAAAGGAGTCGTCACCTCCGCCAATGGTCTTGTCACTGGGCATCTTGCCATCTGGTTGGATCCCATGCTCAAGACAGTACAGCTCCCAGCATGCATTGCCGATCTGGACGCCAGCCTGGCCCACATGGACCGAGATACACTCACGCTGTGGGAAAATGAACAATCACGTAAAATTGAGCGCTCAGATATTAGTAGTCTTTCCTACAGATGAGTTCCAGTTATTTAAAAAAGCCTTTTCACGAGGAAGCCATTTTGTCTGTATGGGCTTGTGTACCTGTATGTTTTCAAGTTATGCATAGCTTTGAATCTAATACAAGCACACCCTGGTCACCTGACTTAGTGTGTAAGTGATTATATGCAGCTATGAGGGAGACAGACCTGCTCTGTGTTGGTGCTGCAGAGAAAGCACATGACTACAGGCAGCAGCTTTTGGAGTAGAGTAAGTCTATTCATGGCCCTAAATTATTGAGGGGTTTAGCCTCTTCTAAATTTAATCAAGATTTAGACAGAAATGTAAGGATACACTTCCAGACCATTATTAAAATAGGTTTTGGTGATTATTAGTGTATAACTTAGGTTACTACATGTCAATGACTCCTTTTAAAGATGTATATTTAAATCAATGTGGCCTAATCAAACCCATGAGAAAGAATTGACAGGATTTACGTCTTACATCCGTGTTATTGGCTATGGCACTGTCATTCGGTGCTCATGACAATGGGAATGATTATAGCTGTCGACTGTGGTAATCCTCGATGTAACGTTACTGAAAATCAGCATGGCAAGGATTAGCCATGTATGGGGCGGCAGAAAAGCCCTGATATGGCACAATTGACACTAGCCTACTCTGAAGAGTGGAGTTGTTTTTTTCAGCGACCCGATTTTTTTTTGTTTATCTAAATTGATTCAGATTGAGCCAAATAGGCTATGCCATTGAATGGGCAACTCCCCTTTCCAACGAAACGAAATGGCGTCGTCTAAAATAACGTGTACAGGTCTATGCCTCTGGAGTGTAAGGGACTACAATATAATCGGGTTATAATGATTGATATAGGCTGGAGCAGCCAGTCTTGTTTCCTTTATTTGCACAAGATGAGAAAGCACTACGTGGTCTGACTCTCGGTTTATTCAGGTATTGACAAGAATGTAACGACATCTGCCTACCCAGACATTATTATTCTATAAAAGGTCCTGCCCCTCGAACTTCCACCGGCGACAggctataaaaaaatatctgctaTAAATCACGATTAAGTCATCTCGACGGTGTGTCAGATCATTTCCGATTTTACTGCTTTTGCATTGTAGACTAGTAATGAATATGACCACGACACATGTTCACTACAAACGCGTGCCACTTTCCGCAATGCAACAAAGCAAGAATAGCCTACTATGGTCAATgagcgagggggagaggaggaaaggactAAGTGCCGTCCTACATAAGGAATCAAAGACCTCAATCTGTGGCGCAATCCTAGAATTGACAGTCACCGTACGTGTTAAAAGGGTCACATTTGAAGCCTAACAAATGAAATCATATGGCATTTTCAAATGTAGACTATTTGTGTCACATCGAGTAATGTCTGTCACTgtgggagaaaaaaaaatcatacaaaatATAAATGTGTTAGACAATAGAAGATATAGGCAACAGGTATTAATTATGGTGTCATGTTTTATTGATAATCCATAATCAAATTTTATTACACGATCATGACACCATATTTAAAGAAGTCTACATTACAATTCTCGTCATTTTCATATTCAAACTTACCATGTCTAAGATGAGGAGTTTTATAAGCGCAGTAAAGATAAAATAAGAACCCGTAGATTAAAGACCAACTCTCACCGTCGGACCTTTAGGAGTCTAATGTGAGAAGTTTCAGTAATGTGTCAGGGTGGGGCTTTATATAGGCTCCTGATTATGACGGTCCACCACATGTGGGCGGGCTTTAGACTGAAATTTACCGCCCACCTGGGAAAAAAATAGGCGTATTTGCTCGTTTTATTGGACCATTTGAACATGTAGGCCTACGTGAATGATGAGGACCACGAAAGAAGGAAATGGCGTGAAAGAGTGTTACCTACGACCAACCGTATCATGTCTAAATGGATCCATCTTTTGTCAAATTTACTTCAAAAGTTTTTCTGCtttttttgcattttagctaaccctaacctttttcctaaccttaacctaattgtCCTAACATGCCATGTTAATTCACCTAACCTACTGCTTAAGCTCTTctaaacctgctacgaaaagtaaaTTCTGACAAAAGCTGGATATGCTCCAGCCATGATCCTACAACCAAAGTACAATGCCGTGAAGATAAGCAAATTCCCACAGCAAGGTTTTACAACTATTTTGATAGCCGATTACTTTGAAAATGATAACAATGTAGAACTAACCTTTGACACCATCTTTTTCTGTCATCTTTAGGTTTTTTAttgtgtttggtcagggtgtgatgtgggtgggtattctatgttgtaggtctatgttttctgtttagtgtatgtcaccttgcagaactgtttcgttttcgttttttcctcgttgttattttgtttagtgttcagttttgattaaattattaatatggacacttaccacgctgcaccttggtcctcttctatttctcccgacgacaatcgttacagaaccacccaccaacaaaggaccaagcaacGTGGTGAGAGGGACTCCTAGACAGGTGAGCAGCACTATGTGGACTAtgagacaacctgggaggagATAGAAAGGTGGTCGgttgacccagggagagtgccggagcccgtcTGGGATTCTCtggaacagtgcgaggagggatatcggagaatggagttggcgacccgaacacggctggcaaggaagcccgagaggcagccccagaatttttttgggggggaagcacacggggagattggcggagtcaggtaggagacctgagccaactcaccgtgcttaccgtggcgagcgtcg from Salvelinus alpinus chromosome 2, SLU_Salpinus.1, whole genome shotgun sequence carries:
- the LOC139561230 gene encoding tubulin alpha-1C chain, with amino-acid sequence MRECISVHVGQAGVQIGNACWELYCLEHGIQPDGKMPSDKTIGGGDDSFNTFFSETGAGKHVPRAVFVDLEPTVIDEVRSGTYRQLFHPEQLITGKEDAANNYARGHYTIGKEIIDLVLDRIRKLADQCTGLQGFLVFHSFGGGTGSGFTSLLMERLSVDYGKKSKLEFSIYPAPQVSTAVVEPYNAILTTHTTLEHSDCAFMVDNEAIYDICRRNLDIERPSYTNLNRLISQIVSSITASLRFDGALNVDLTEFQTNLVPYPRIHFPLATYAPVISAEKAYHEQLTVSEITNACFEPCNQMVKCDPRHGKYMACCLLYRGDVVPKDVNAAIATIKTKRSIQFVDWCPTGFKVGINYQPPTVVPGGDLAKVQRAVCMLSNTTAVAEAWARLDHKFDLMYAKRAFVHWYVGEGMEEGEFSEAREDMAALEKDYEEVGADSVEGEDEGEEY